GATACAGACCGCCAAACCACCTCCCTCTTTATTGAGGAGCGCGAGGTGAAAACACAAGACGGTGGAAGCATGACTCTCCAGTTTCTGGCCTCCATGGATTTGCAAAAGGAAGCAGAGCAGATTAGTCTTCAATTTCTGCCCTATACCCTTTTGGCATCCTTTCTGATTTCCCTCTTGGTGGCCTATATCTATGCTCGGACTATCGTTGCTCCGATTTTGGAAATCAAGCGGGTGACTCGTAGAATGATGGAACTGGATGCTCAAGTACGATTGCGCGTGGATTCTAGGGACGAGATTGGTGATCTCAAGGAACAAATCAACAGCCTCTACCAGCATCTCTTGACTGTCATTGCGGACTTGCATGACAAGAATGAAGCTATTCTCCAGCTGGAAAAGATGAAGGTCGAATTTCTACGAGGGGCTTCTCATGAACTGAAAACACCGCTGGCTAGTTTAAAAATCCTGATCGAAAACATGAAAGAAAATGTCGGTCGTTATAAGGATAGAGACCACTATCTGGGAGTAGCCTTAGGAATTGTGGATGAGCTCAATCACCACGTTCTCCAGATACTTTCTCTCTCTTCTGTGCAGGAATTACGAGATGATAGGAAAACAATAGATCTCCTCCAGATGACGCAGACTCTAGTCAAAGATTATGTCTTGCTAGCCAAGGAGAGAGAACTTCAGATTGACAATAGTTTGAACCACCAGCAGGCTTATCTAAATCCATCTGTGATGAAGTTAATCCTATCTAATCTCATCAGCAATGCTATCAAGCATTCTGTTCCAGGTGGCTTGGTTCGCATTGGCGAAAGAGAAGGGGAACTTTTTATCGAGAATAGCTGTAGTCCTGAAGAACAAGAAAGACTGGCTCAGTCTTTTTCTGACAATGCTAGTCGCAAGGCTAAGGGGTCGGGGATGGGGCTCTTTGTTGTTAAAAGTTTATTAGAACATGAAAAATTACCTTAC
The Streptococcus toyakuensis genome window above contains:
- the vncS gene encoding sensor histidine kinase VncS, which produces MKRTGLFTKIFIYTFSIFSVLVICLHLAIYFLFPSTYLSHRQETIGQKATAIAQSLEGKDRQSIEQVLDLYSQTSDIKGAVKGEMTEDKLEVKDSLPLDTDRQTTSLFIEEREVKTQDGGSMTLQFLASMDLQKEAEQISLQFLPYTLLASFLISLLVAYIYARTIVAPILEIKRVTRRMMELDAQVRLRVDSRDEIGDLKEQINSLYQHLLTVIADLHDKNEAILQLEKMKVEFLRGASHELKTPLASLKILIENMKENVGRYKDRDHYLGVALGIVDELNHHVLQILSLSSVQELRDDRKTIDLLQMTQTLVKDYVLLAKERELQIDNSLNHQQAYLNPSVMKLILSNLISNAIKHSVPGGLVRIGEREGELFIENSCSPEEQERLAQSFSDNASRKAKGSGMGLFVVKSLLEHEKLPYRFEMQENRLTFFIAFPKVAQD